One region of Dehalococcoidia bacterium genomic DNA includes:
- a CDS encoding DUF3096 domain-containing protein: MPWLTFGLPAGGPALGIILLLIGIVILIIPRIVNYLIAAALILSGIGWCIAGVWLWGILAIIAGIVILIIPRILNYVVGVYLIILGIGQILASGWALFPLIVGALTLLFGIIVLVNPGVLNALVAVIFIIQGILILVQYYHWF; encoded by the coding sequence ATGCCCTGGCTGACATTCGGCTTACCTGCCGGCGGTCCCGCGTTAGGGATCATCCTGCTGCTGATCGGCATCGTAATCCTGATCATCCCCCGCATCGTCAATTATCTGATCGCCGCTGCGTTGATACTGAGCGGCATCGGATGGTGCATCGCGGGCGTCTGGCTGTGGGGAATACTGGCCATCATCGCCGGTATCGTTATCCTGATCATACCGCGCATACTGAACTATGTGGTGGGGGTATACCTGATCATACTGGGAATAGGGCAGATCCTGGCATCGGGTTGGGCGCTGTTCCCGCTCATCGTCGGCGCGCTCACACTGCTCTTCGGTATCATAGTTCTGGTAAATCCCGGTGTGCTCAATGCGCTGGTGGCGGTCATCTTCATCATCCAGGGCATACTCATACTGGTGCAGTATTACCACTGGTTCTAA